In the Montipora foliosa isolate CH-2021 unplaced genomic scaffold, ASM3666993v2 scaffold_467, whole genome shotgun sequence genome, one interval contains:
- the LOC137989586 gene encoding uncharacterized protein, which produces MPTKLVLASLEQVLPVITQMINSSLLAGHFAKLWKEALVDPRHKKEGINDFSNLRPVSNLQYVSKLTERAVFDQFHVHLTTHDLYPKLQSAYRRGHLPHVHTYADDTQLYLAFKPDSAVNALDAVNAMELCIRDLRTWMLHDKLKLNDNKTEFILIGTRQQLAKVDGISLCVGDSKVSPVKSAKNLGTWIDSNLNLKINVKNTCKAAYYHLTNVRRIRKYLDEKASQTLIHALVIGRIDYCHSILYGLPARELTKLQRLQNSAGRIIFNIPKMCHITPVLQELHWLPVQFRIQFKFIMITFKVINGQGPIYLQELVKLQQNGAYNLRSSNKGLMLQAPNAITKKTLGDPAYMCAAPKLWNSLPYHVRNEIDFSKFKILLKTHLFNLAFS; this is translated from the exons ATGCCAACAAAGCTTGTTTTAGCATCTCTTGAGCAAGTCTTACCGGTTATCACTCAAATGATTAACTCATCGTTATTAGCAGGACACTTTGCGAAGTTATGGAAAGAGGCATTGGTTGATCCACGACATAAGAAAGAAGGGATAAACGACTTTAGCAATCTTCGACCGGTCAGTAATTTGCAATATGTCTCAAAACTGACGGAGCGCGCGGTATTTGATCAGTTTCATGTCCATCTGACCACCCATGACCTCTACCCGAAGCTGCAGTCAGCATACAGAAGAG GTCACTTGCCACATGTTCACacgtatgctgacgatacgcaGCTATATCTAGCGTTTAAACCTGATTCTGCAGTAAACGCTCTTGATGCTGTCAATGCAATGGAACTTTGTATTCGTGACTTAAGAACCTGGATGCTCCATgataaactcaaattaaatgacaataaaactgaatttataTTAATTGGAACTAGACAACAGTTGGCAAAGGTGGATGGGATCTCTCTCTGTGTTGGTGACTCTAAGGTTTCCCCAGTCAAATCAGCAAAGAACCTTGGCACATGGATAGACAGTAACCTTAATCTCAAGATCAATGTTAAAAATACGTGCAAAGCTGCCTATTACCATCTGACGAATGTGCGACGTATTAGGAAATACTTAGATGAGAAAGCATCACAAACACTGATACATGCTTTAGTAATCGGACGGATAGATTACTGTCATAGTATTTTATATGGTTTACCAGCCAGGGAATTAACTAAGCTCCAACGCCTTCAAAATTCGGCaggaagaattatttttaatatcccAAAGATGTGTCACATCACACCAGTTCTGCAAGAACTGCACTGGTTACCTGTTCAGTTTAGAATACAGTTCAAATTTATCATGAtcacttttaaagtaattaatgGACAAGGTCCAATTTATTTACAAGAGCTTGTTAAATTGCAGCAGAATGGAGCATATAATTTAAGATCTAGTAATAAGGGTCTCATGCTGCAGGCACCAAATGccataacaaagaaaacattggGCGATCCTGCTTATATGTGTGCAGCACCTAAACTGTGGAACAGTCTTCCCTATCACGTGCGCAACGAGATTGATTTtagtaaattcaaaattttactaAAGACTCAcctttttaatttagcttttagTTAG
- the LOC137989588 gene encoding THAP domain-containing protein 1 A-like: MVKYCAVAVCKNGNHNRPDLSYFRFPSDQKLRKKWETFCRRADEQFKTLADPRICSQHFSREDLKRTLSGKIEVISCGVPTIFDPKQPAAKSDPHQERKNKRDRRAQHLADNSTELPVKRQRVDAQEGKIGTVHSSAGNIGVIGDHDYTDRIENVDERQRNVLCQTELTMEDLAKMEREINQSSTSIPTSSQEVKVGANAQRRREQLVQDVLKSDESVKFYTVIPSLSCFMRLVNTLLPHAGKMKYWDKNKRQKSYFQNDPEKEKPGRKCDVGLKEEFILVLLRLKLGLMERHLADMFAVSVITVSRIYMTWVRFLALTFNGSLLRWPSK, encoded by the coding sequence ATGGTTAAATACTGTGCAGTTGCAGTGTGTAAAAATGGAAACCATAACAGGCCAGATCTCTCGTACTTTCGCTTTCCTTCCGATCAGAAACTACGCAAAAAGTGGGAAACATTTTGTCGAAGGGCTGACGAACAGTTTAAGACGCTTGCAGATCCTCGGATATGTTCGCAACATTTCAGTAGAGAAGACCTTAAAAGGACGCTTTCCGGAAAGATTGAAGTCATTTCTTGTGGTGTACCGACAATATTTGATCCGAAACAGCCCGCAGCAAAGAGTGATCCTCATCAAGAGAGGAAAAACAAGCGGGATCGTCGAGCACAACACTTGGCAGATAATTCAACAGAGCTACCGGTGAAAAGGCAAAGGGTAGACGCGCAGGAAGGTAAAATTGGTACAGTGCATTCATCAGCAGGGAACATCGGTGTGATCGGGGACCACGATTACACGGACCGAATCGAAAACGTGGACGAGCGACAGAGAAACGTGCTATGCCAGACGGAACTTACAATGGAAGACCTCGCCAAAATGGAAAGGGAAATAAATCAGTCTTCGACTTCAATCCCAACCTCCAGCCAAGAAGTTAAAGTTGGCGCTAATGCTCAAAGAAGAAGAGAGCAATTGGTTCAAGACGTGTTGAAAAGCGATGAATCTGTAAAATTTTATACAGTCATTCCGTCACTATCGTGTTTCATGCGTCTCGTCAATACCCTCCTTCCGCATGCAGGAAAAATGAAGTATTGGGACAAGAACAAGCGTCAGAAATCCTACTTCCAGAATGATCCTGAGAAGGAAAAACCAGGGCGAAAATGCGATGTTGGATTGAAAGAGGAATTTATTCTTGTTCTGTTGCGGCTGAAACTAGGTCTAATGGAAAGGCACCTTGCCGACATGTTCGCAGTTTCTGTCATTACAGTTAGTCGGATCTATATGACATGGGTTCGCTTTTTAGCTCTGACTTTTAACGGTTCACTACTTCGCTGGCCATCAAAATAG